One window from the genome of Solea solea chromosome 13, fSolSol10.1, whole genome shotgun sequence encodes:
- the mdh2 gene encoding malate dehydrogenase, mitochondrial gives MFSRAVRPTVNLGRSLSTSAQNNAKVAVLGASGGIGQPLSLLLKNSPLVSHLSLYDIAHTPGVAADLSHIETKAQVTGHIGPDQLDAALRGCDVVVIPAGVPRKPGMTRDDLFNTNATIVATLADACARFCPEAMVCVIANPVNSTIPILSEIMKKHGVYNPNKVFGVTTLDIVRANAFVAELKGLDPARVNVPVIGGHAGKTIIPLISQCTPKVEFPADQLATLTGRIQEAGTEVVKAKAGAGSATLSMAYAGARFTFSVLDAMNGKEGVVECAFVRSEETESKYFSTPLLLGKNGIEKNLGLGKLTAFEEKLVAEAMDELKASIKKGEDFAAKMK, from the coding sequence atgttttcCCGCGCCGTCAGACCCACCGTCAACCTCGGCAGGAGCTTGTCCACCTCGGCCCAGAACAACGCTAAGGTGGCGGTGCTGGGAGCATCGGGCGGCATAGGCCAGCCGCTCTCCCTGCTACTCAAGAATAGCCCCCTGGTGAGTCACCTCTCTCTGTATGATATCGCTCACACACCCGGGGTGGCTGCAGATCTCAGCCACATCGAGACAAAGGCCCAGGTAACCGGCCATATCGGTCCCGACCAGCTGGACGCTGCCCTTCGGGGTTGTGACGTCGTGGTCATTCCAGCCGGTGTGCCCAGAAAACCCGGCATGACCCGCGATGACCTCTTCAACACCAACGCCACAATTGTAGCCACCTTGGCCGATGCCTGCGCCCGCTTCTGCCCCGAAGCTATGGTCTGTGTTATCGCCAACCCTGTCAACTCCACTATCCCCATTCTATCAGAGATCATGAAGAAGCATGGCGTGTACAACCCGAATAAAGTGTTTGGTGTCACAACATTGGACATTGTCAGAGCAAACGCGTTTGTGGCAGAGCTCAAAGGCCTTGACCCAGCTCGTGTCAATGTACCAGTCATTGGAGGTCATGCTGGGAAGACCATCATCCCCCTGATCTCCCAGTGCACACCCAAGGTCGAGTTCCCTGCTGATCAGCTGGCCACCCTGACTGGCAGAATCCAGGAGGCGGGCACAGAGGTAGTGAAGGCCAAGGCTGGAGCTGGATCTGCAACCCTCTCCATGGCTTATGCTGGTGCCCGCTTCACCTTCTCCGTCCTGGATGCCATGAATGGAAAGGAGGGTGTTGTAGAGTGTGCTTTTGTGAGATCCGAGGAGACGGAAAGCAAGTACTTCTCCACACCACTTCTCCTGGGGAAGAACGGCATTGAGAAGAACCTTGGTCTGGGCAAGCTGACCGCCTTTGAGGAGAAGCTGGTGGCTGAAGCCATGGATGAGCTGAAGGCTTCAATCAAGAAGGGCGAGGATTTTGCAGCCAAAATGAAGTGA
- the echdc1 gene encoding ethylmalonyl-CoA decarboxylase isoform X1: MAMCAVMLQILKSRSGCGAWGRLLQRQSSSGVYSSVHAFNEAEIREKLQAFPGGSIDLLKQDSGIAVLTVNNPSRMNALSGGMMVDLEERVNELENWTDGKGLILCGAAETFCSGSDLNAVRAISNPQDGMKMSMFMQNTLTRLLRLPLISVALVEGRALGGGAELTTACDFRLMASDSVIQFVHKHMGLVPGWGGGARLVRIVGSQNALKLLGGALKVDPKLGLQIGLADGVVEDAQTVEAPGSHLEQAEKWLGTYIKGPAPVIQAVKKVVLSGRELPLSEALKTEMGVFGTVWGGPANLQALASKSKHK; the protein is encoded by the exons atggCTATGTGTGCAGTGATGCTGCAAATTCTCAAAAGCAGAAGTGGCTGTGGAGCCTGGGGCAG GTTGCTGCAGAGACAGAGTAGCAGTGGTGTTTATTCCAGCGTTCATGCCTTTAACGAAGCAGAGATCAGAGAGAAGCTCCAGGCTTTTCCTGGTGGCTCCATCGATCTGCTCAAACAGGACTCTGGCATAGCTGTGCTGACTGTCAACAACCCATCTCGCATGAACGCCCTCTCAG GCGGTATGATGGTGGATCTGGAGGAACGGGTGAACGAGCTGGAGAACTGGACAGATGGCAAAGGCCTCATTCTCTGTGGTGCTGCTGAGACTTTCTGCTCTGGGTCAGACCTCAATGCTGTCAGGGCGATATCAAACCCACAG GATGGGATGAAGATGAGTATGTTCATGCAGAACACTCTTACAAGGCTACTCAG GCTGCCTCTGATCTCTGTTGCTTTGGTGGAGGGGAGGGCTCTCGGAGGAGGTGCAGAACTCACCACCGCCTGTGATTTCAG GTTAATGGCATCCGACAGTGTGATCCAGTTCGTCCATAAACACATGGGACTGGTCCCAGGCTGGGGAGGTGGTGCCCGACTTGTCCGCATTGTTGGAAGTCAGAATGCATTAAAGCTCCTTGGTGGTGCTCTGAAGGTGGATCCCAAACTTGGATTACAGATTGGACTGGCAGACGGAGTCGTGGAGGATGCCCAGACAGTGGAGGCTCCAGGGAGTCATTTAGAACAGGCTGAGAAGTGGCTTGGTACTTATATAAAAGGACCCGCGCCTGTGATTCAGGCTGTGAAGAAGGTGGTGTTGTCAGGGAGAGAGCTCCCTCTGTCTGAGGCTCTCAAGACTGAGATGGGAGTATTTGGGACAGTGTGGGGGGGTCCGGCTAACCTGCAGGCCCTGGCCAGTAAGTCCAAACATAAATGA
- the LOC131471106 gene encoding uncharacterized protein KIAA0408-like isoform X3: MDLRYRLEHNERDWLREKAELLERFDIERKEWETQLKDMQKKIEKLYCEVRFKREGTRLDSDDVVHRLSIPSTSTGSSLLSDNSCSEPHSSSSQSEQSRQASFPGFGLSRNIIDRESRQHSRFQVDSLCDFNIGGPFSQNELPQPSLVDDLRSRGTWQQDFVDNKRVSVDTTEMAAIFNGAPECQTPQKNASYGNENNVPVSPQESPVWADLYGSDKKRNTTTLNAALKEIARVSEELCSYQDEIRNKSGDKRNQSEFLGVNEEDEPPCDLSQIYDDFRALERENWITLSPDNTWRANTVSDSWRTSAADPNSCRDTQTILSEIDTAAPPIPPRSSSWNLSPSALTDTELHIPESPTTTAKRCHSPSVLVDRKCSSPSIVRKFEAMLQENEGKVFIDGAVSSCSAPAHSNCNTACCHNRWSCDASKFSSSKLSPCETVQKSFSEVSTLSTAKDLRSDYNPGVGNLKYPDPQTPPGVTELPVDVLLSSLEKTPVSPDLQGSRRNIMLEQKTAEFNRTLFQAEMGRGVKQQDSFTITDASSLGCQAATDVLLPRETGFQPHCTDFSTCVLGVNPEVISDSTFQNTEVLPKGLRCGLESQGVRIKQDTPSDLLFEQPQVGLRDTTTIISQSPAHQPEVKHKVQTPSSPSRKTQRRAATGAVFCEPVSSANNQPGQNMEDSNLMNEIPHGAKLQPAARVVAPIQQLPVENKQRPVTQPEHQAQPRHVSSPPSQSDSTRHGPRMMIDHPWKTLTLAAYPRPEGSRSNYGAVERILKNYETAARAQQSQSRLNEMTSHPNLSVGKQETELDMLDMDPPTLRHVQTSTTAQTHTTHAQLSSHTAMGVKEIQLIVQVNEESSVSSSSVPKCFSRPTRPANRRLPSRWASRSPASSSSTTAPILPPSCRLQKPTSSFTYAHAFHIETPAHCVYEPEARSFQ; encoded by the exons ATGGACCTGCGCTATCGTCTGGAGCACAATGAGAGGGACTGGTTACGAGAAAAAGCTGAGCTTTTGGAGAGGTTTGACATAGAGAGGAAGGAATGGGAGACCCAGCTGAAAGATATGCAGAAGAAAATAGAGAAG CTGTACTGTGAAGTGAGATTCAAGCGAGAGGGGACCAGACTGGACAGTGATGATGTCGTGCACAGACTGAGCATACCTTCCACCAGCACAGGCTCCAGTTTGCTCAGCGACAACTCGTGCTCTGAGccgcacagcagcagcagtcaatCGGAGCAAAGCAGACAAGCGTCGTTTCCTGGCTTTGGTCTCAGCAGAAACATCATTGACAGAGAGAGTCGTCAACATAGCCGTTTCCAAGTAGACAGCCTCTGTGACTTCAATATCGGTGGTCCGTTTTCTCAGAATGAACTGCCACAGCCTTCGCTGGTGGACGACTTGAGATCCAGGGGCACTTGGCAGCAAGACTTTGTTGATAATAAAAGAGTTTCTGTTGATACGACAGAGATGGCTGCTATTTTTAATGGAGCTCCTGAATGTCAAACGCCACAGAAAAATGCTTCGTATGGGAATGAAAACAATGTCCCTGTCAGTCCACAAGAAAGTCCTGTTTGGGCAGACCTGTATGGCAGTGACAAGAAGAGGAACACCACTACTCTTAATGCT GCGCTGAAGGAGATAGCACGTGTAAGCGAGGAGCTCTGCAGCTACCAGGATGAGATCAGAAACAAGAGTGGCGATAAGAG GAATCAGTCTGAATTCCTGGGTGTAAATGAGGAGGATGAACCTCCCTGCGACCTCAGTCAAATCTACGATGATTTCCGGGCCTTGGAGAGGGAAAACTGGATCACTTTGTCACCAGATAACACCTGGCGGGCCAACACTGTGAGTGACTCCTGGAGAACAAGTGCTGCTGATCCcaacagctgcagagacacacagacgaTACTCTCTGAAATAGACACAGCAGCTCCACCCATCCCACCACGCTCCTCCTCCTGGAACCTGAGCCCCTCTGCCCTAACAGACACAGAACTCCACATCCCAGAATCCCCCACAACTACAGCGAAAAGGTGCCACAGCCCCAGTGTTCTCGTGGACAGAAAGTGCAGTAGCCCCTCCATCGTCAGGAAGTTCGAGGCGATGCTACAAGAAAATGAAGGAAAGGTTTTCATTGATGGTGCAGTATCATCCTGCTCTGCTCCTGCTCACTCTAACTGCAATACGGCCTGCTGCCACAACCGCTGGTCCTGTGATGCTAGCAagttcagcagcagcaagttATCTCCCTGTGAGACAGTACAGAAGAGTTTCTCTGAGGTGAGCACACTGAGTACTGCGAAAGACTTGCGCTCAGATTACAACCCTGGTGTCGGTAACCTCAAATATCCTGATCCGCAAACGCCTCCAGGGGTCACAGAATTACCTGTAGATGTATTGTTGTCCAGTCTGGAAAAAACACCTGTCAGCCCTGACCTCCAGGGCTCCAGAAGAAACATAATGCTGGAACAAAAAACAGCTGAGTTCAACCGAACTTTGTTTCAGGCTGAGATGGGCCGTGGTGTAAAGCAACAAGACAGTTTTACTATTACAGATGCCTCCTCTCTGGGTTGCCAAGCAGCAACAGACGTTTTACTGCCCAGGGAGACAGGATTTCAGCCACACTGTACTGATTTCAGCACCTGTGTTTTGGGTGTGAATCCTGAGGTCATATCAGATTCCACATTTCAGAATACTGAGGTCCTACCAAAGGGACTGAGATGTGGTCTTGAAAGCCAGGGGGTCAGAATAAAGCAAGACACCCCATCTGATCTTTTATTTGAACAGCCACAGGTTGGACTCAGGGACACCACCACAATAATCTCCCAGAGTCCTGCTCACCAGCCTGAGGTCAAGCACAAAGTTCAAACACCAAGCAGTCCTTCCAGGAAAACACAGCGAAGAGCAGCCACTGGGGCTGTCTTCTGTGAGCCTGTCTCGTCTGCAAATAACCAGCCAGGACAGAACATGGAGGATTCCAACTTGATGAATGAGATTCCACATGGAGCAAAGCTTCAGCCTGCAGCCAGAGTGGTTGCCCCAATCCAGCAGTTGCCTGTGGAGAACAAACAAAGACCGGTGACTCAGCCAGAGCACCAGGCGCAGCCAAGGCATGTGTCTTCACCTCCTTCCCAGTCTGACTCCACCAGGCATGGACCTCGAATGATGATCGACCATCCCTGGAAGACCCTCACTCTGGCGGCGTACCCACGGCCTGAGGGATCCAGGTCCAACTATGGAGCGGTGGAAAGAATTCTGAAGAATTACGAGACTGCAGCTAGGGCCCAACAAAGCCAGAGCCGACTGAACGAGATGACGTCACATCCTAACCTCAGTGTTGGGAAGCAGGAGACTGAACTAGACATGCTGGACATGGACCCTCCCACTCTAAGACACGTACAGACTTCAACCaccgcacagacacacactacaCATGCACAGCTCAGCAGCCACACTGCCATGGGTGTGAAAGAGATTCAGCTTATAGTGCAG GTAAATGAAGAGTCTTCTGTCTCCTCGTCCTCCGTCCCAAAGTGTTTCTCAAGGCCGACTCGTCCTGCCAACCGACGCCTCCCCTCACGATGGGCCAGCCGCTCCCCcgcttcttcctcctccaccaccgccCCCATCTTACCTCCATCCTGTCGTCTTCAGAAACCCACTTCCTCCTTTACCTACGCACACGCCTTTCACATAGAGACTCCAGCTCACTGTGTGTACGAACCAGAGGCCAGAAGCTTTCAATGA
- the echdc1 gene encoding ethylmalonyl-CoA decarboxylase isoform X2, protein MMVDLEERVNELENWTDGKGLILCGAAETFCSGSDLNAVRAISNPQDGMKMSMFMQNTLTRLLRLPLISVALVEGRALGGGAELTTACDFRLMASDSVIQFVHKHMGLVPGWGGGARLVRIVGSQNALKLLGGALKVDPKLGLQIGLADGVVEDAQTVEAPGSHLEQAEKWLGTYIKGPAPVIQAVKKVVLSGRELPLSEALKTEMGVFGTVWGGPANLQALASKSKHK, encoded by the exons ATGATGGTGGATCTGGAGGAACGGGTGAACGAGCTGGAGAACTGGACAGATGGCAAAGGCCTCATTCTCTGTGGTGCTGCTGAGACTTTCTGCTCTGGGTCAGACCTCAATGCTGTCAGGGCGATATCAAACCCACAG GATGGGATGAAGATGAGTATGTTCATGCAGAACACTCTTACAAGGCTACTCAG GCTGCCTCTGATCTCTGTTGCTTTGGTGGAGGGGAGGGCTCTCGGAGGAGGTGCAGAACTCACCACCGCCTGTGATTTCAG GTTAATGGCATCCGACAGTGTGATCCAGTTCGTCCATAAACACATGGGACTGGTCCCAGGCTGGGGAGGTGGTGCCCGACTTGTCCGCATTGTTGGAAGTCAGAATGCATTAAAGCTCCTTGGTGGTGCTCTGAAGGTGGATCCCAAACTTGGATTACAGATTGGACTGGCAGACGGAGTCGTGGAGGATGCCCAGACAGTGGAGGCTCCAGGGAGTCATTTAGAACAGGCTGAGAAGTGGCTTGGTACTTATATAAAAGGACCCGCGCCTGTGATTCAGGCTGTGAAGAAGGTGGTGTTGTCAGGGAGAGAGCTCCCTCTGTCTGAGGCTCTCAAGACTGAGATGGGAGTATTTGGGACAGTGTGGGGGGGTCCGGCTAACCTGCAGGCCCTGGCCAGTAAGTCCAAACATAAATGA
- the rnf146 gene encoding E3 ubiquitin-protein ligase rnf146 — protein sequence MASCGEVDHSVSSLPSSKKGSSSGGGSGNSADASCSGSSTSSPALSVPECAICLQSCVHPVQLPCHHVFCFLCVKGASWQSKRCALCRQEVPDDFLERPTLLSPEELKASAGGRGGAASDHAWYYEGRNGWWQYDERTSRELEDAFSKGKKTAEMLIAGFLYVADLENMVQYRRNEHGRRRKMKRDILDIPKKGVAGLRLDTEGVTGAIGAVGRENSADGADTTLAGVQQQVTGIPSVVTAPLATARPPTSLGGQPGTSASPSLEDALSQLQISPRPTISHERSEAGEGEEEEEEEEEEASPSRSSDPHTSVDESGSGDWSDDEEEGNDEEEEGGDEEHVELLEDRPRRQRLNPEDRAPPGAESASPSSSSSSSGRSRMPDGQCTVTEV from the coding sequence ATGGCTAGTTGTGGGGAGGTCGACCACTCTGTTAGCTCACTTCCGTCCAGcaagaaaggcagcagtagTGGTGGTGGAAGTGGAAACAGTGCTGATGCATCATGCTCGGGCTCCAGCACTTCATCTCCAGCTCTGTCTGTACCGGAGTGTGCCATCTGTCTCCAGAGCTGCGTTCACCCAGTCCAACTGCCATGCCATCATgtcttctgtttcctgtgtgtgaaaggaGCATCTTGGCAGAGCAAACGCTGCGCTCTCTGCAGACAGGAGGTACCCGATGATTTCCTAGAAAGGCCCACACTTCTCTCTCCAGAGGAGCTGAAAGCATCGGCGGGAGGTCGCGGTGGCGCCGCCAGTGATCATGCTTGGTATTATGAGGGTCGTAATGGTTGGTGGCAGTATGATGAGCGAACCAGCCGCGAGCTTGAGGACGCTTTCTCCAAGggcaaaaaaacagcagaaatgtTGATTGCTGGTTTTTTGTATGTAGCTGATTTGGAGAACATGGTGCAGTACCGGCGCAATGAGCATGGTCGTAGACGCAAGATGAAGAGGGACATTTTAGATATCCCAAAGAAAGGAGTCGCAGGACTGCGTTTGGACACTGAGGGTGTTACTGGAGCCATTGGGGCAGTGGGCCGTGAAAACTCTGCTGATGGGGCTGACACCACACTAGCAGGTGTACAACAGCAGGTCACAGGTATTCCATCTGTGGTTACAGCCCCTTTAGCTACTGCCAGACCTCCAACCTCTCTTGGGGGTCAGCCTGGCACCAGCGCCAGCCCCTCTCTGGAGGATGCTCTCTCACAGCTTCAGATCAGTCCCAGGCCCACTATCTCTCATGAGCGGTCAGAGGCTggggaaggagaggaagaagaggaggaggaagaggaggaggcctCACCCTCCAGGTCCTCTGATCCTCACACATCTGTGGACGAGTCTGGCTCTGGAGATTGGAGTGACGATGAGGAAGAGgggaatgatgaggaggaggaggggggagacgAAGAGCACGTAGAGCTGTTGGAGGATAGGCCAAGGAGGCAAAGACTGAATCCAGAGGACAGAGCCCCCCCTGGTGCAGAGTCCgcctctccctcttcctcatcCAGTAGCAGTGGAAGGTCCAGAATGCCTGATGGCCAGTGTACAGTGACTGAAGTGTGA